In Molothrus ater isolate BHLD 08-10-18 breed brown headed cowbird chromosome 11, BPBGC_Mater_1.1, whole genome shotgun sequence, a genomic segment contains:
- the HESX1 gene encoding homeobox expressed in ES cells 1 has translation MLAEGEAMAAPSLCAAATAASPQRHKVPGFGDSKTTHCSFSIESILGLEQKKDGIPAGKPHRPWMDACTSLVLGDDSNPHLQIPVVCYENPLFHARSDPVQEENVLKCEKYFSVTERLSFKRELSWYRGRRPRTAFTRNQIEVLENVFKMNSYPGIDIREELARKLDLDEDRIQIWFQNRRAKLKRSHRESQFLMVKNTFTSSLLE, from the exons ATGCTGGCTGAGGGCGAAGCTATGGCCGCTCCCTCGCTCTGTGCTGCCGCCACGGCGGCCTCTCCGCAGCGCCACAAGGTGCCCGGCTTTGGAGACAGCAAAACCACGCACTGCTCCTTCTCAATTGAGAGTATcttggggctggagcagaaaaAAGATGGCATTCCAGCTGGGAAACCTCACAGACCCTGGATGGATGCATGCACCAGCTTGG TTTTAGGTGATGACAGTAATCCCCATCTGCAAATCCCTGTTGTTTGCTATGAAAATCCATTATTTCATGCTAGAAGTGATCCAGTGCAAGAGGAAAACgttttgaaatgtgaaaaatatttttcagtcacTGAAAGGCTGTCTTTCAAACGAGAATTGAGCTGGTACCGGGGTAGAAGACCAAGAACTGCATTCACTAGAAACCAG ATTGAAGtcttggaaaatgtttttaaaatgaactCCTACCCCGGCATTGATATTAGAGAAGAGTTAGCTCGCAAATTAGATTTAGATGAAGACAGGATCCAG ATCTGGTTTCAGAACCGCCGTGCAAAGCTGAAAAGATCACACAGAGAATCTCAGTTTCTAATGGTGAAAAATACTTTCACCTCCAGCCTGCTAGAGTAG